The Desulfatibacillum aliphaticivorans DSM 15576 genome includes a window with the following:
- a CDS encoding alpha/beta hydrolase, whose amino-acid sequence MDPQELLEKLDSPLVSQFLFHPRPQYPSPVPPSGRDMTIPTNDGVQLGARIYLADKDSHNILFFHGNGEIAADYDDIGPIYTSLGISFLVVDYRGYGKSEGSPSVSSMLTDAQTVFDHVWSWLKREGRTKSLWIMGRSLGSASALEIAASRQPEINGVIIESGFAQVVPLLRTIGVNTMDMGLTREDDPVANLAKMAVCKKPALVIHAEHDHIIPLSHGKNLHEACPAPVKQFFMVQGADHNDIMYRAGREYFTLIQSFLEQNS is encoded by the coding sequence ATGGACCCCCAAGAACTCCTGGAAAAGCTCGACAGCCCCCTGGTCTCGCAGTTTTTGTTTCATCCGCGCCCCCAATATCCTTCTCCGGTCCCCCCATCCGGGCGGGATATGACCATCCCGACCAACGACGGCGTACAATTGGGCGCCCGCATATATCTTGCGGATAAGGACAGCCACAATATCCTGTTTTTTCACGGCAACGGGGAGATAGCCGCGGACTATGACGACATAGGCCCGATTTACACCTCCCTGGGCATCAGTTTTCTGGTGGTGGATTATCGGGGCTACGGAAAAAGCGAAGGCTCGCCCAGTGTGTCATCCATGCTGACGGACGCCCAGACGGTTTTCGACCATGTATGGAGTTGGCTCAAACGCGAGGGGAGGACGAAAAGCCTATGGATCATGGGCCGGTCCCTGGGCAGCGCTTCCGCCTTGGAAATTGCGGCTTCCCGTCAGCCCGAAATCAATGGGGTGATTATAGAGTCCGGGTTCGCCCAGGTGGTTCCTCTTTTGCGCACCATCGGCGTTAATACCATGGACATGGGGCTCACCCGAGAGGACGATCCCGTGGCCAACCTGGCGAAAATGGCCGTATGCAAAAAGCCCGCTTTGGTCATTCATGCGGAGCACGACCACATTATCCCGCTGTCGCACGGGAAGAACCTCCATGAGGCTTGCCCGGCCCCGGTGAAGCAATTTTTCATGGTCCAGGGCGCCGATCACAATGACATCATGTACAGGGCGGGCAGGGAGTATTTTACTTTAATACAGTCGTTTTTGGAGCAAAATTCCTGA
- a CDS encoding ABC transporter ATP-binding protein, producing the protein MAQSFLEIKNLRKEFGGLTATNDVTFSMGRREIIGLIGPNGAGKTTLLRLISGILKPTSGSIKFKGKNITGAKTWNIVNMGIASTFQNMRPFRRLPIVANVMVPCLSPRAMKRGEWVKKVEAKAMDALEFAGISDMALEKASTLSQGDLKRLEVARAVATDPELLILDEPFGGLSPAETELMAKSVARLHKGGRFGRLHSEGPAMIIIEHKLQQLMKIVDRIIVLNFGTILADGPPDLVVKDPKVIEAYLGDGGTTCS; encoded by the coding sequence ATGGCCCAATCTTTTTTGGAAATAAAAAATCTGCGCAAGGAGTTCGGCGGGCTGACGGCGACCAATGACGTAACTTTCAGCATGGGCCGCCGGGAGATCATCGGCCTTATCGGACCGAACGGGGCGGGCAAAACCACCCTGTTGCGCCTTATCAGCGGCATACTCAAGCCCACGTCCGGCTCCATTAAGTTCAAAGGCAAGAACATCACCGGCGCAAAAACCTGGAACATTGTGAATATGGGCATTGCCAGCACGTTCCAGAACATGCGCCCGTTCCGGCGTTTGCCCATTGTGGCCAACGTCATGGTGCCCTGCCTGAGCCCCAGAGCCATGAAACGCGGCGAATGGGTGAAAAAAGTGGAAGCCAAGGCCATGGACGCCCTGGAGTTCGCAGGCATATCGGACATGGCTCTGGAAAAGGCCTCCACCCTGTCTCAGGGGGACCTCAAGAGGCTTGAAGTGGCCAGGGCCGTAGCAACGGACCCGGAACTGCTTATTCTTGACGAGCCTTTTGGAGGCCTTAGCCCTGCGGAAACCGAGTTGATGGCCAAGTCCGTGGCCCGGCTCCACAAGGGCGGGCGCTTCGGCCGCCTGCACAGCGAAGGTCCGGCCATGATCATCATCGAACACAAACTGCAGCAGCTCATGAAAATCGTGGATCGCATCATTGTGCTGAACTTTGGAACCATACTGGCTGACGGCCCCCCGGACTTGGTGGTCAAAGACCCCAAGGTTATTGAGGCCTATCTGGGAGATGGAGGAACAACGTGCTCTTAG
- a CDS encoding class I SAM-dependent methyltransferase — protein sequence MDIKTLYNLPVKGFLAEDEAQRLYDIALEAGAKGPCLEIGSYCGKSTLFLGTACKEAGAVLFSIDHHRGNEEQQPGEEYHDSDLVDGEGRMDTFPFFRKTLETAGLEDTVIAMVTKSRIASRQWATPLALVFIDGGHTFEAAYTDYVSWAGHVMPGGYLAIHDIFDDPAKGGQAPYEIYNLAKASKLFEECPMTGALGVLRRL from the coding sequence ATGGATATCAAAACTCTGTACAATCTGCCCGTTAAGGGCTTTTTAGCCGAAGACGAAGCCCAAAGGCTTTACGACATCGCCCTGGAAGCGGGCGCCAAAGGCCCCTGCCTGGAAATCGGCAGCTATTGCGGCAAGTCCACCCTGTTTTTGGGAACCGCCTGCAAGGAAGCCGGCGCAGTGCTGTTTTCCATCGATCACCACCGGGGCAACGAGGAGCAGCAGCCAGGCGAGGAGTATCACGACTCGGATCTGGTGGACGGCGAAGGCCGGATGGATACCTTTCCCTTTTTCCGGAAAACCCTGGAAACCGCCGGCCTGGAAGATACGGTCATCGCCATGGTGACCAAGTCGCGCATCGCCTCCAGGCAATGGGCCACGCCTTTGGCGCTGGTGTTCATTGACGGCGGCCATACCTTTGAAGCGGCCTATACGGATTATGTCTCGTGGGCGGGGCATGTGATGCCCGGCGGCTACCTTGCCATTCACGACATTTTTGACGATCCGGCCAAGGGCGGTCAGGCGCCTTACGAGATTTACAACCTGGCCAAGGCGTCCAAGCTCTTTGAAGAGTGCCCCATGACCGGCGCCCTGGGCGTGCTTCGCCGGCTTTAG
- a CDS encoding SagB/ThcOx family dehydrogenase, with protein sequence MDGIGDRFQKETKYRRDKLPGGRLDLSTRPKPYKEYEGAKKIVLDKPKPRLIAPLDLCIRTRRSVRRFSGKAVSFQDISYITWAAAGVQRIEENYPFRTAPSAGALYPIETYLVVHNVEDAPPGLYHYFPLDHSLELMEEGDFRPHATRAALDQKMCMSAAVTFLFTAVWERSKWKYKQRAYRYIYLDAGHMGQNLALSAAGLGLGTCAIGAIYDEEADALLQLDPEEEGIIMMVAAGHPVR encoded by the coding sequence ATGGATGGAATAGGGGACAGGTTTCAAAAGGAAACCAAATACCGGCGCGACAAACTGCCGGGCGGGCGCTTGGATCTTTCCACGCGGCCCAAGCCGTATAAAGAATACGAAGGGGCGAAAAAAATCGTCCTGGACAAGCCCAAACCCCGGCTTATCGCTCCCCTGGACCTGTGCATCAGAACCCGCAGAAGCGTCAGGCGCTTTTCCGGCAAGGCCGTCTCGTTTCAGGATATTTCCTACATAACCTGGGCCGCGGCCGGCGTTCAGCGTATTGAGGAAAACTACCCCTTTCGCACCGCCCCCTCAGCCGGCGCGTTGTATCCCATTGAAACCTACCTGGTTGTTCATAACGTCGAGGACGCGCCCCCCGGCCTGTACCATTACTTTCCCCTGGATCATTCCCTGGAATTGATGGAAGAGGGCGATTTTCGCCCCCATGCGACCCGTGCGGCCCTGGATCAGAAAATGTGCATGTCCGCCGCCGTGACCTTTTTATTCACGGCGGTCTGGGAGCGCAGCAAGTGGAAATACAAACAGCGGGCCTACCGATACATTTATCTGGACGCCGGGCACATGGGGCAAAACCTGGCCCTGAGCGCCGCCGGCCTGGGCTTGGGAACCTGCGCCATCGGCGCCATATACGACGAAGAAGCAGACGCCCTCCTGCAACTGGACCCGGAGGAAGAGGGAATCATTATGATGGTCGCCGCCGGGCATCCAGTCAGATAA
- a CDS encoding DUF3467 domain-containing protein, giving the protein MKDEPKEIRVHFPESLHGGNYANNMTVSHTREEFILDFLMIAPPAGAVTSRVVTSPGHLKRMISALLENLKNYEEMYGEIQPSQEPRTMH; this is encoded by the coding sequence ATGAAGGACGAACCCAAGGAAATCCGCGTTCATTTTCCGGAATCTTTGCATGGAGGCAATTACGCCAATAATATGACCGTTTCCCACACCCGCGAGGAATTCATTCTGGATTTTTTGATGATAGCGCCTCCGGCCGGAGCCGTCACCTCCCGGGTGGTCACCAGTCCGGGACACCTTAAACGCATGATTTCCGCACTGCTGGAAAACCTGAAAAACTACGAAGAAATGTACGGGGAAATCCAGCCGTCCCAGGAACCCCGGACAATGCACTAA
- a CDS encoding ABC transporter ATP-binding protein has translation MLLEVSNLTVCYDRAVLINDVSLRVDEGELVSLVGPNGAGKTTVLRAITGLVAWDKMTLRGTSQGDITIKGKVMFDGKDISKTPAHQIVKMGLVHCPERRRPFRELTVKENLMAGAFLHMKKADIQDELDKVFKLFPVLGDRLNQVSGTLSGGEQQMLAVGRALMSRPKLLLIDEPSTGLAPLMREEVFNKIAEIRSLGITIMLVEQEVASVFSMASRSYVLSTGKIIAQGACDALLEDEMIRKTYLGL, from the coding sequence GTGCTCTTAGAAGTTTCCAACCTGACTGTTTGTTACGACAGGGCCGTGTTGATCAATGACGTCTCCCTCCGTGTGGATGAGGGAGAGCTGGTCAGTCTCGTGGGCCCGAACGGCGCCGGCAAGACCACTGTACTCCGTGCTATAACCGGGTTGGTGGCCTGGGATAAAATGACCCTTAGAGGGACCTCCCAGGGAGATATCACCATTAAAGGCAAGGTGATGTTCGACGGCAAGGATATCTCCAAAACCCCGGCCCATCAAATTGTAAAAATGGGGCTTGTCCACTGCCCGGAGCGGCGCAGGCCCTTTAGGGAATTAACCGTTAAGGAGAACCTCATGGCCGGCGCTTTTCTCCATATGAAAAAAGCCGACATCCAGGACGAACTGGACAAGGTGTTCAAGCTCTTTCCGGTCCTGGGAGACCGCTTGAACCAGGTGTCCGGCACCCTGTCCGGCGGCGAGCAGCAGATGCTGGCCGTCGGCAGGGCTTTGATGTCCCGGCCCAAGCTCCTGCTCATTGACGAGCCCTCCACCGGGCTGGCGCCGTTAATGCGGGAGGAGGTTTTTAACAAGATCGCCGAAATCAGGTCGCTGGGCATCACCATCATGCTGGTGGAGCAGGAAGTGGCCTCGGTTTTCAGCATGGCTTCCAGAAGCTACGTGCTTTCCACGGGCAAAATTATCGCCCAGGGCGCATGCGACGCATTGCTGGAAGACGAAATGATACGCAAGACCTACCTGGGTCTGTAG